Proteins found in one Oncorhynchus mykiss isolate Arlee chromosome 3, USDA_OmykA_1.1, whole genome shotgun sequence genomic segment:
- the LOC110520846 gene encoding nuclear pore membrane glycoprotein 210-like: MQLAVGTSRSILMSPYSHYALQSNKDAICPVRYALCQCVKGEGLVTVDSQGVLRAGPDTGSALLEVIAMETCGVNQTLLISVRVSPVWFVRLFSVSSLYSVGGGGLPAFPLGWTIRVRALCYDNLGQQFNAHNTLTHITTNRDDLVQVTPDSDSHSFVVQTVSGGLTVLGVQADPTNPSLSDYTPLPVLPAISAPPHALRPGDTLCFNTPLTGPQGQPGQWNVSSSRILQIDPKTGAALAKHSGTVVVYYRLEGGQQALREVKVDSPVIPELSPPDDRFLTNWPDAADYTVPVELYTSPFNTAQCSLSQREAIEKRLQPEAELRCFLHFSAPYLQLNTLQAVMVTTPHYDLDTGEYSCRVSVRPQSDSVLHLLSSLSVSVALSASLRGQSPVPVLPLSALSLPLSGRLVQLPYLPAFHCPVSFLVLSALHPMAEFSVLGTKEVLSALQFHSDSTDVLLSEPSQSDGHLVLSVYISTSWVKSQALPPPANITLSSHLTPQTHALTVYITVDSEVKIGSTDLIRLQSSWTQLLDFHLILVFAVFAVMATTATLYIVFNSCMQTVPVPVVGLYSNTLECSRTVRFSPWIRPSSPDTERIIRRRNWLWSTR; this comes from the exons ATGCAGCTGGCTGTAGGAACCTCCAGATCCATCCTCATGTCTCCCTACTCACACTACGCACTACAGAGCAACAA AGACGCAATCTGTCCTGTGCGGTACGccctgtgtcagtgtgtgaaAGGGGAGGGTCTTGTAACGGTGGACAGCCAGGGAGTTCTGAGGGCGGGGCCTGACACGGGATCCGCCCTGCTGGAGGTCATCGCTATGGAGACCTGTGGGGTCAACCAGACCCTGCTCATCAGCGTCCGG GTGTCTCCAGTGTGGTTTGTCAGGCTATTCAGTGTGTCCAGCCTGTACAGTGTTGGAGGGGGAGGCCTGCCTGCCTTTCCCCTGGGTTGGACCATCAGAGTCAGGGCTCTCTGCTACGACAACCTGGGACAACAGTTCAACGCCCATAACACCCTCACACACATTACcaccaacag ggatgACTTGGTGCAGGTGACTCCAGACTCAGACAGTCATTCCTTTGTGGTCCAGACAGTGTCTGGGGGTTTGACAGTCCTAGGGGTGCAGGCAGACCCCACCAACCCCTCCCTGAGtgactacacccccctccctgtcctccccgcCATCTCTGCCCCGCCACACGCACTCAGGCCCGGAGACACACTCTGCTTCAACACCCCCCTGACAGGACCgcaag gccAGCCAGGTCAGTGGAACGTGTCGTCTAGTCGTATTCTGCAGATTGACCCAAAGACGGGAGCTGCTCTGGCAAAGCATTCTGGGACGGTAGTGGTCTACTACAGACTGGAAGGTGGACAGCAGGCCCTCagagag GTGAAGGTGGACTCTCCAGTCATCCCAGAACTCTCTCCTCCTGATGATCGTTTTCTCACCAACTGGCCTGACGCAGCTGACTACACTGTTCCTGTGGAACTATACACCTCCCCCTTCAACACAG CTCAGTGTTCCCTGTCCCAGAGGGAGGCCATAGAGAAGAGGCTGCAGCCAGAGGCAGAGTTACGGTGTTTCCTGCATTTCAGCGCCCCCTACCTCCAGCTCAACACGCTGCAGGCTGTGATGGTCACCACGCCTCACTATGACCTCGACACAG GTGAATACAGCTGCAGAGTCTCTGTCCGTCCCCAGTCAGACTccgtcctccacctcctctcctccctctctgtctccgtcgctctctcagcctctctgcgGGGCCAGTCCCCcgtccctgtcctccctctctctgctctgtcgcTACCTCTCTCCGGACGTTTGGTACAGTTGCCGTACCTGCCTGCGTTCCACTGCCCAGTGTCTTTCCTGGTGCTATCTGCTCTGCATCCCATGGCAGAGTTCTCTGTGCTGGGCACCAAGGAGGTGCTCTCTGCCCTACAG TTCCACTCTGACAGTACTGACGTGCTGCTATCTGAGCCCAGTCAATCAGACGGACATCTGGTGTTGTCTGTATACATTTCCACTTCCTGGGTCAAAAGTCAGGCCCTGCCCCCTCCTGCCAACATCACCCTCTCCAGCCACCTGACCCCACAGACTCATGCCCTTACAGTTTACATCACGGTGGACAGCGAGGTGAAGATAG GTTCCACAGATCTGATTCGTCTACAATCTTCCTGGACTCAGCTCCTGGACTTCCATCTCATCCTGGTCTTTGCTGTGTTTGCAGTTATGGCCACTACTGCCACCTTATACATAG TGTTTAACTCCTGCATGCAGACGGTTCCTGTCCCGGTGGTCGGCCTGTACTCCAACACAC TGGAATGCAGCAGGACGGTGCGTTTCTCTCCCTGGATCAGACCCTCGTCTCCAGACACAGAAAGGATCATCCGCCGACGCAACTGGCTCTGGAGCACACGGTGA
- the LOC110520892 gene encoding 40S ribosomal protein S27 isoform X1 has protein sequence MATLWFLFQLAKDLLHPTSEEEKRSHKKKRLVQSPNSYFMDVKCPGCYKITTVFSHAQTVVLCVGCSTVLCQPTGGKARLTEGCSFRRKQH, from the exons ATGGCCACCCTCTGGTTTCTCTTTCAGCTCGCAAAGGACCTGTTGCACCCAACctcagaggaggagaagaggagtcaCAAGAAGAAGCGTCTTGTACAGAGCCCTAACTCGTATTTTATGGACGTCAAATGTCCAG GATGCTATAAGATCACGACAGTGTTCAGTCACGCCCAGACGGTCGTCCTGTGTGTCGGATGCTCCACAGTCCTGTGTCAACCTACAGGGGGTAAAGCACGCCTCACAGAAG GATGCTCATTCAGGAGGAAACAGCACTAG
- the LOC110520892 gene encoding 40S ribosomal protein S27 isoform X2 yields the protein MPLAKDLLHPTSEEEKRSHKKKRLVQSPNSYFMDVKCPGCYKITTVFSHAQTVVLCVGCSTVLCQPTGGKARLTEGCSFRRKQH from the exons ATGCCA CTCGCAAAGGACCTGTTGCACCCAACctcagaggaggagaagaggagtcaCAAGAAGAAGCGTCTTGTACAGAGCCCTAACTCGTATTTTATGGACGTCAAATGTCCAG GATGCTATAAGATCACGACAGTGTTCAGTCACGCCCAGACGGTCGTCCTGTGTGTCGGATGCTCCACAGTCCTGTGTCAACCTACAGGGGGTAAAGCACGCCTCACAGAAG GATGCTCATTCAGGAGGAAACAGCACTAG